Within the Pseudonocardia alni genome, the region CCCGTGCGCTGTCCTACGAGCAGTTCGCCGACGACGCCGCGGCGCTGCTCCGCGGCCTGGGCGTCGACCGGGCGGACGTGATGGGCTACTCGCAGGGCGGCGGCGTGGCGCTGCAGCTCGCGCTCCGGCACCCGGACCTCGTCGGCAGGCTGGTCGTGATGGCCGCGACGTTCCGCCGCGACGGCTGGTACCCCGCCGTGCACGCCGCGATCACCGGGATGGACGCGACGACACTGGCCGGCTCGCCCGTCGAGTCCGCGTTCCTGGAGCACACGCCGGACCCCGTCGCGTTCGCGGCCTGGGTGGAGAAGGTGAAGGTCCTCAACGCCGAGGACCAGGAGATCCCCGACGACCGGATGCGTGCGATCACGGCCCGGTCCATGGTGATCGTCGGCGACGCCGACGGCGTGCGGCCCGAGCACGCGGTGGAGATGTTCCGCCTGCTCGGCGGCGGTGACGAACGGGCCGCGGCGACCGGGATGCTGCAGGAGGTCCCCCGTGCGCGCCTGGTGGTGCTGCCCGCGACCTCGCACATCGGCCTGGTGGGGGAGACGGCCACCCTCGTCCCGGCGATCACCGCGTTCCTCGACGACGTCGCACCCGCGACGCCGGACCTGTTCTGACCGCGGACGACGAGGGCCCCGCCGGATCGTCCGGCGGGGCCCTCGTCGTGGAACGGGTGGTGCTCAGTCCAGGTAGTCGCGCAGCACCTGGGACCGCGACGGGTGCCGCAGCTTCGACATCGTCTTCGACTCGATCTGGCGGATCCGCTCGCGGGTCACGCCGTAGACCTGGCCGATCTCGTCGAGGGTGCGCGGCTGGCCGTCGGTGAGACCGAAGCGCAGCCGGACGACGCCCGCCTCACGCTCGGACAGCGTCGCCAGCACCGACTGCAGCTGGTCCTGCAGCAGGGTGAAGCTCACCGCGTCGACCGCGACGACGGCCTCGGAGTCCTCGATGAAGTCACCGAGCTGCGAGTCGCCCTCGTCGCCGATGGTCTGGTCCAGGGAGATGGGTTCCCGGGCGTACTGCTGGATCTCCAGCACCTTCTCCGGGGTGATGTCCATTTCCTTGGCGAGCTCCTCGGGAGTGGGCTCACGCCCGAGATCCTGGAGCAGCTCACGCTGTATGCGGCCGAGCTTGTTGATGACCTCCACCATGTGCACCGGGATGCGGATGGTGCGGGCCTGGTCGGCCATCGCGCGGGTGATGGCCTGCCGGATCCACCACGTGGCGTAGGTCGAGAACTTGTAGCCCTTGGTGTAGTCGAACTTCTCGACCGCACGGATGAGGCCGAGGTTGCCCTCCTGGATCAGGTCCAGGAACGCCATGCCGCGGCCGGTGTAGCGCTTGGCCAGCGAGACCACGAGCCGGAGGTTCGCCTCGAGCAGGTGGTTCTTGGCGCGCTCGCCGTCCCGCACGATCCAGCGCAGGTCGCGCCGCAGCTGCGGGGACAGCTTCTCGTTGGACTCGAAGACCTTGCGGATGCGCTCGGCGCCGTAGAGGCCGGCCTCGATGCGCTTCG harbors:
- a CDS encoding alpha/beta fold hydrolase — encoded protein: MTGAATTTPSPTSSGHLPVNGLDLYHEMYGELGTSPPLLLLPGAFMAAGSMAAWADGLADDRTVVVADMQGQGRTPDAPRALSYEQFADDAAALLRGLGVDRADVMGYSQGGGVALQLALRHPDLVGRLVVMAATFRRDGWYPAVHAAITGMDATTLAGSPVESAFLEHTPDPVAFAAWVEKVKVLNAEDQEIPDDRMRAITARSMVIVGDADGVRPEHAVEMFRLLGGGDERAAATGMLQEVPRARLVVLPATSHIGLVGETATLVPAITAFLDDVAPATPDLF